One part of the Malus sylvestris chromosome 2, drMalSylv7.2, whole genome shotgun sequence genome encodes these proteins:
- the LOC126598000 gene encoding cucumber peeling cupredoxin-like: MKSANPTAIMLLIAITATAAAAATPTATQYVNHTVGGATGWFFNSTSNSSFTNYSSWAATQTFNLGDYLIFNTSTNQTVIETYNQTTYRSCSMDDASDDDTFEYGGGSNAFGDSQVMAVPLTHKGLTYYFSSAGDGVQCQRGMAFEIQVNQGLGLPPVLMQPPPPPYTSPPPGSESAQTPPGTVAETPPKGNGALRNCPNVREGLFGFLALLLLVRL; the protein is encoded by the exons ATGAAATCCGCTAATCCGACGGCCATTATGCTTCTCATCGCCATCACTGCCACCGCTGCCGCCGCCGCCACACCTACGGCAACCCAATACGTCAATCACACCGTGGGCGGAGCCACCGGCTGGTTCTTCAACTCCAccagcaactcctccttcacaAATTACTCCTCTTGGGCCGCCACTCAGACCTTCAATCTCGGCGACTACCTCA tcTTCAATACTAGCACAAACCAGACGGTGATCGAAACCTACAACCAAACGACATACCGTAGCTGCTCAATGGACGACGCGTCGGACGACGACACGTTCGAGTACGGCGGCGGAAGCAATGCATTCGGAGATTCGCAGGTTATGGCCGTGCCGTTGACCCATAAGGGTCTCACATACTACTTCTCCAGCGCCGGAGACGGCGTACAGTGCCAGCGTGGCATGGCATTCGAGATCCAAGTGAATCAAGGGCTCGGATTGCCGCCGGTTCTCATGCAGCCTCCACCTCCGCCGTACACTTCCCCGCCGCCTGGTTCCGAGTCGGCTCAGACGCCGCCTGGTACTGTCGCGGAAACTCCGCCGAAGGGGAATGGGGCATTGAGAAACTGTCCTAACGTGCGCGAGGGGTTATTTGGGTTTCTTGCTTTGCTGCTTCTTGTTAGGCTGTGA